AAAGGCTACAGCTCCAACTGTGCTCCTCAACACCTCGGGGTACTCCTTTATGAGCTCTCCAAGCTTCTTCCAGTGCCTGACTTCACCTTTTAGGAGCTTTTCTTTAAGCTCAGCCCACTGCTTCTTTCTTTCCTCCGTTACCGGATCGTATTCAGGAAATCCCATCAGCCTCGCAAACTTAACTGCCCCCTCACCAACCAAGAGAACGTGATCGGTCTTCTCCATAACCTTCCTTGCCACGCTTATCGGGTTCTTAATCCCCCATATGCCAGCGACGGCTCCAGCCTCAAGCGTCTTACCCCGCATTATGGCTGCATCCATCTCCACTTTTCCATCTATTGTGAGAGCACTCCCCGTTCCTGCGTTAAACAGAGGATTATCTTCGAGAACCTTCACGGCCTCTTCAACGGCATCCAAGGCAGAGCCCTTCTTTAATTCCCTCCATCCTGCTAAAACAGCCTCCCTAACCCCCTCTATGACCTTGGGAATTCTGTCTTCCTTCCTTATAATACCTGCTCCTCCATGAACGATTATAGCAACCATCTTTATCCCCATATTTAACGAGGTCGAAAGGTTAAAAGAATTATGGAAACGTTAGCTTATCGCCATGTTGATTATCGTTTCACCTATGTTCTCTAGGTACTCAAGGATCCTCCTGTAGCTGTCCATTGCTATAGAAGCCCTGTAATCTATTTTCTTGGCCTCTTCACTAAGCTCGAGCATTAATTTATCAACTTTCTCCAAGTCCCTAGTCTCTACCTGGAAGAGCATTTCAGTAAATTTTTCCATAAGGTAAGGGACGTTGATCTCGCTTGGATTTTCAGCTATCCTTATTATGTGATCCCCTATCCTTTCAATGTTCCTCGCTATCAGGAGAACCCCTATCAAATCGAAGGTCCTCCTTATTATACCACTCTCCTCGCTGACTCCCCTCTTCGATAGCAACCTGTTTACAGCCCTTATTATGAGGAAGTAGAACCTGTCAAGCTCATTCTCTAAGTCATTTATATCTCTAAGCAACTCTCTATTCCCAGGATCATGGATTATGAGCTCGAGATCTCCAAACATCGACTTTACTATCGACTTCATTCTCCCCAACAACTCAGCGAGATTTATCTCCTCCTCATCCAACAAGCTCTTGGCTACTATTTTCTGAGGTTCATCAAGTATTATCTCCACCCCAGGAAGGCTCTGCAGCGTCTTCCTAACCGCGACTTTATATAGAGGCATCTCATCCTCAAGGATTATCTCTATAGTGTCGTACCCTTGAATATATGCTGAGATAACGAGCCTAACGGCCATGTCAGGAGAAAACTTCTTACATATCTTCAAAGTCTTCTTAAGTCCATGATCCCTTGGTTTCCCAGGAAAAATCGTTATACTTCCATCTGGATTTACCGTGAGAGAAACTATATCCCCCTGTTTTAATCCATGCTCTTTAACCCAAGCCTTAGGGAGGGAAACTATATATGAACTCCTACCAGTGAACTGGATCTTTCTAAACTCCATAGATTTCACCATTGATATTTAGACAATATCGTCAATAAATAGCTCACTTCGATAATCTTATAAACGCTATGACATTCGTTACAAACATGGAGAAGGACGTTCCAGTGCTGATCATAGCAACTGCCGTGGGCCAGCTCTTCCTTCAGTTTTCTTGGTTCATAATGCCATTCTACCTTAAGGTTCTAGGCTACGGAATGGACAAAATGGGCGTCCTCTTCTCAATCCAAACTTTAACTGGTGGAGTTTTCTTTCTCCTTGCAGGCCAGATATCACTAAAGATTGGATATAAGAAAACCTTAATAGCAGCAGCCATCCTGGGAGCGCTTGGAAGGATCCTTCAAGTCCTAGCATTCAACTTCTTCACGCTCATTGCGGGGTTCTTTTTAGTGGGCATAAATATGGGTTTGAGGGATCCAAATTATTCGGCCCTTTTAAGTGAAAAGGTTTCAAGTGAAGAAGAGAGACACAAGTTGTTCTCATATTCCTTCGGCCTCGGAACCCTTGCAAATGCCCTTGGAGTTCTCGTTGCAGGATACTTGCCTGGATACCTAATGGGCAACGGTATGCCCAAAGAGATCGCATATAGGATTACACTATCCCTAGCCCTAATTCAGTTTGCAATCGTCCTCCCCGCACTGGCCATAATAAAGGATGTCCCAGTAAAGGAGCAGAGGATCAAGTGGAGGAAGGATCTGGTGGTTAAGATACTAAAGTTCTCCCTACCAAGTGCAATAATAGGTCTCGGGGCCGGGATAACGATACCCTTTATGAGCATATACTTCAACATGCGCTTTGGAAGGGATATTAGGGACATAAGTTGGGTGTTCTTTGGCCAACAGCTCCTCATGGGATTCGGTTCATTTCTCCTCCCCAACCTTGTGAGGAGGATCGGCCCAGTCAAGGTCATCACGTACTTCCAGTGGAGTGCGGCATTGCTCTTCCTTATCTTCCCCTCCTTACCAACGTTCCTTCTAGCAGCGATCGTTTATGTGGTTCGTTCAATATTGATGAACATAGTATGGCCGGTAAACGACTCATTCATGATGGGATTCTTCTCAACGGAAGAAAAAGCAACAGCGGCAGGGATAAGGAGAGCATTTTCAACATTTATGAGAGCCCTGGGTAACTACACCGGTGGTGTCCTGTTTGCCGTGTCCCTAGCTTACCCCTTCTATGCAACTGCAATTCTGTACATCCTCGCAACGGGTATGTTCTACGCGTTCTTCATTCGGCATAACGACTGAGCTCAATCCCCCTCTCTAAAGCCTTGAAGTTTATCTCCCAGAGCTTCTCCCTCAGCGTAAGTTTTATGCCCTCAACCAAGCTTTCCTTCTTTAAAGGTAATAAGCCCTTGCCATGGGCATAACCGAGCATAACTACACCAAGGGTTCTAGGGTTTATCTTGTCCGCTTCGGCCTGAAAGTTCATCATATCAACCTTGCATATCCTAGCGATTGCGCTTTTAATTTCGTCGAGCTCAGGATACTTCTCCTTCCCAACTAGGGTAGTTGCGGTGTGGATTGGGTAGGCATTTATTATAGCATAGCTATCTTTACCCAGGAACCTTGCGTTTCTTAAAGCTTCTACGGGCTCAAGGGCAAGCATTAGGTTAGCCTTCCCTTCCTCTATGAGTGGGGAGTAAACATTATCGCCAAATCTTAGATAGCTGAGAACGCTACCATAACGCTGGCTCATTCCCAGGGTTTCACCAATTCTAACCCTGTAGCCCTCGACCATCGCCGCGTTCCCTATTATCCTCGAGAGCGTCAAACCGCCTTGACCACCAACCCCAGCTATAATCAAGTTGAACTCCATTTCACTCACCAAGGATACTTGGCATACGTAAAAATATAAAGTTAAAGCTCAAGCCTCTCAAAGACCCCGCCCCAACCCATGTTACATCCGGTAATTTTAAAGGTCAT
This is a stretch of genomic DNA from Pyrococcus kukulkanii. It encodes these proteins:
- a CDS encoding indolepyruvate oxidoreductase subunit beta, which produces MEFNLIIAGVGGQGGLTLSRIIGNAAMVEGYRVRIGETLGMSQRYGSVLSYLRFGDNVYSPLIEEGKANLMLALEPVEALRNARFLGKDSYAIINAYPIHTATTLVGKEKYPELDEIKSAIARICKVDMMNFQAEADKINPRTLGVVMLGYAHGKGLLPLKKESLVEGIKLTLREKLWEINFKALERGIELSRYAE
- a CDS encoding PhoU domain-containing protein: MEFRKIQFTGRSSYIVSLPKAWVKEHGLKQGDIVSLTVNPDGSITIFPGKPRDHGLKKTLKICKKFSPDMAVRLVISAYIQGYDTIEIILEDEMPLYKVAVRKTLQSLPGVEIILDEPQKIVAKSLLDEEEINLAELLGRMKSIVKSMFGDLELIIHDPGNRELLRDINDLENELDRFYFLIIRAVNRLLSKRGVSEESGIIRRTFDLIGVLLIARNIERIGDHIIRIAENPSEINVPYLMEKFTEMLFQVETRDLEKVDKLMLELSEEAKKIDYRASIAMDSYRRILEYLENIGETIINMAIS
- a CDS encoding isoaspartyl peptidase/L-asparaginase family protein, with product MVAIIVHGGAGIIRKEDRIPKVIEGVREAVLAGWRELKKGSALDAVEEAVKVLEDNPLFNAGTGSALTIDGKVEMDAAIMRGKTLEAGAVAGIWGIKNPISVARKVMEKTDHVLLVGEGAVKFARLMGFPEYDPVTEERKKQWAELKEKLLKGEVRHWKKLGELIKEYPEVLRSTVGAVAFDGEEVVAGTSTGGVFLKMFGRVGDTPIIGAGTYANEVAGASCTGFGEVAIRLVLAKTATDFVRLGMDAQAASDAAISLATKYFGKDTMGIIMVDSQGNVGFAKNTKHMSYAYMKEGMKEPEAGV
- a CDS encoding MFS transporter: MEKDVPVLIIATAVGQLFLQFSWFIMPFYLKVLGYGMDKMGVLFSIQTLTGGVFFLLAGQISLKIGYKKTLIAAAILGALGRILQVLAFNFFTLIAGFFLVGINMGLRDPNYSALLSEKVSSEEERHKLFSYSFGLGTLANALGVLVAGYLPGYLMGNGMPKEIAYRITLSLALIQFAIVLPALAIIKDVPVKEQRIKWRKDLVVKILKFSLPSAIIGLGAGITIPFMSIYFNMRFGRDIRDISWVFFGQQLLMGFGSFLLPNLVRRIGPVKVITYFQWSAALLFLIFPSLPTFLLAAIVYVVRSILMNIVWPVNDSFMMGFFSTEEKATAAGIRRAFSTFMRALGNYTGGVLFAVSLAYPFYATAILYILATGMFYAFFIRHND